From a single Pseudoliparis swirei isolate HS2019 ecotype Mariana Trench chromosome 12, NWPU_hadal_v1, whole genome shotgun sequence genomic region:
- the LOC130202841 gene encoding terminal nucleotidyltransferase 5A-like isoform X1 yields the protein MDESVGCAAADSCSDGESVNLSVLNWEQVQRLDTILTSSIPIHGRWSFPTLEMKPRDIVKVVRSRMEEKRIHVREVRLNGSAASYVLHEDSGLGWKDLDLIFCAELKGEMEFQIVKDIVLDCLLDFLPEGVNKEKITPVTLKVEGEAYVQKMVKVCNASDRWSLISLSNNRGKNVELKFVDSLRRQFEFSVDSFQIRLDSLLLFYECSEHPMAATFHPTILGESVYGDFRTALGHLRERLICTRSPEEIRGGGLLKYCHLLVRGFRAASHSEMKLLQRYMCSRFFIDFPDVSEQRRKLESYLQNHFLDLEDRKYDYLATLYEVVQESTVCLMGHERRQTLSLISSLALRVLAEQNAIPNAANVTCFYQPAPYVLDGNFSNYYVAQVQPMYPCHPFLPQRYIPPQHHPMYATWLPCN from the exons ATGGACGAGAGTGTTGGGTGTGCTGCGGCCGACAGCTGCTCGGACGGGGAGAGCGTCAACCTCAGCGTGCTCAACTGGGAGCAAGTGCAGCGGCTGGACACCATCCTCACCAGCTCCATCCCCATCCACGGCCGGTGGAGCTTCCCCACTCTGGAGATGAAGCCGCGAGATATCGTCAAGGTGGTCCGCAGCCGCATGGAGGAGAAACGGATTCATGTCCGGGAGGTGCGGCTGAACGGCTCCGCGGCCAGCTACGTGCTGCACGAGGACAGCGGCCTGGGATGGAAGGATCTGGACCTGATATTCTGCGCCGAGCTGAAAGGAGAGATGGAGTTTCAGATCGTGAAAGATATCGTTCTGGACTGTCTTCTAGACTTTCTGCCAGAGGGAGTGAATAAGGAAAAGATCACACCGGTGACCTTAAAGGTAGAAGGT GAGGCGTACGTGCAAAAGATGGTGAAAGTGTGCAACGCCTCCGACCGCTGGAGTCTCATCTCCCTCTCCAACAACCGTGGCAAGAACGTCGAGCTCAAGTTCGTGGACTCCCTCCGGCGCCAGTTTGAGTTCAGCGTGGACTCCTTCCAGATCCGCCTGGACTCGCTGCTCCTCTTCTACGAGTGCTCGGAGCACCCCATGGCCGCCACCTTCCACCCCACCATTCTCGGCGAGAGCGTCTACGGCGACTTCCGCACCGCCCTCGGTCACCTGCGCGAGCGCCTCATCTGCACCAGGAGCCCCGAGGAGATCCGAGGCGGCGGCCTGCTGAAGTACTGCCACCTGCTGGTGCGGGGTTTCCGCGCGGCCTCCCACTCCGAGATGAAGCTGCTGCAGCGCTACATGTGCTCGCGCTTCTTCATCGACTTCCCCGATGTGAGCGAGCAGAGGCGCAAGCTGGAGTCCTACCTGCAGAACCACTTCCTGGACCTGGAGGACAGGAAGTACGACTACCTGGCCACGCTGTACGAGGTGGTGCAGGAGAGCACCGTGTGCCTGATGGGCCACGAGAGGCGGCAGACGCTCAGCCTCATCTCCTCGCTGGCGTTGCGGGTCCTCGCCGAGCAGAACGCCATCCCCAACGCCGCCAACGTCACCTGCTTCTACCAGCCGGCTCCTTACGTCTTGGACGGCAACTTCAGCAACTATTACGTGGCGCAGGTTCAGCCCATGTACCCGTGTCATCCCTTCCTTCCCCAGCGTTACATTCCTCCTCAGCACCATCCCATGTACGCCACCTGGTTGCCCTGTAACTGA
- the LOC130202841 gene encoding terminal nucleotidyltransferase 5A-like isoform X2 — translation MDESVGCAAADSCSDGESVNLSVLNWEQVQRLDTILTSSIPIHGRWSFPTLEMKPRDIVKVVRSRMEEKRIHVREVRLNGSAASYVLHEDSGLGWKDLDLIFCAELKGEMEFQIVKDIVLDCLLDFLPEGVNKEKITPVTLKEAYVQKMVKVCNASDRWSLISLSNNRGKNVELKFVDSLRRQFEFSVDSFQIRLDSLLLFYECSEHPMAATFHPTILGESVYGDFRTALGHLRERLICTRSPEEIRGGGLLKYCHLLVRGFRAASHSEMKLLQRYMCSRFFIDFPDVSEQRRKLESYLQNHFLDLEDRKYDYLATLYEVVQESTVCLMGHERRQTLSLISSLALRVLAEQNAIPNAANVTCFYQPAPYVLDGNFSNYYVAQVQPMYPCHPFLPQRYIPPQHHPMYATWLPCN, via the exons ATGGACGAGAGTGTTGGGTGTGCTGCGGCCGACAGCTGCTCGGACGGGGAGAGCGTCAACCTCAGCGTGCTCAACTGGGAGCAAGTGCAGCGGCTGGACACCATCCTCACCAGCTCCATCCCCATCCACGGCCGGTGGAGCTTCCCCACTCTGGAGATGAAGCCGCGAGATATCGTCAAGGTGGTCCGCAGCCGCATGGAGGAGAAACGGATTCATGTCCGGGAGGTGCGGCTGAACGGCTCCGCGGCCAGCTACGTGCTGCACGAGGACAGCGGCCTGGGATGGAAGGATCTGGACCTGATATTCTGCGCCGAGCTGAAAGGAGAGATGGAGTTTCAGATCGTGAAAGATATCGTTCTGGACTGTCTTCTAGACTTTCTGCCAGAGGGAGTGAATAAGGAAAAGATCACACCGGTGACCTTAAAG GAGGCGTACGTGCAAAAGATGGTGAAAGTGTGCAACGCCTCCGACCGCTGGAGTCTCATCTCCCTCTCCAACAACCGTGGCAAGAACGTCGAGCTCAAGTTCGTGGACTCCCTCCGGCGCCAGTTTGAGTTCAGCGTGGACTCCTTCCAGATCCGCCTGGACTCGCTGCTCCTCTTCTACGAGTGCTCGGAGCACCCCATGGCCGCCACCTTCCACCCCACCATTCTCGGCGAGAGCGTCTACGGCGACTTCCGCACCGCCCTCGGTCACCTGCGCGAGCGCCTCATCTGCACCAGGAGCCCCGAGGAGATCCGAGGCGGCGGCCTGCTGAAGTACTGCCACCTGCTGGTGCGGGGTTTCCGCGCGGCCTCCCACTCCGAGATGAAGCTGCTGCAGCGCTACATGTGCTCGCGCTTCTTCATCGACTTCCCCGATGTGAGCGAGCAGAGGCGCAAGCTGGAGTCCTACCTGCAGAACCACTTCCTGGACCTGGAGGACAGGAAGTACGACTACCTGGCCACGCTGTACGAGGTGGTGCAGGAGAGCACCGTGTGCCTGATGGGCCACGAGAGGCGGCAGACGCTCAGCCTCATCTCCTCGCTGGCGTTGCGGGTCCTCGCCGAGCAGAACGCCATCCCCAACGCCGCCAACGTCACCTGCTTCTACCAGCCGGCTCCTTACGTCTTGGACGGCAACTTCAGCAACTATTACGTGGCGCAGGTTCAGCCCATGTACCCGTGTCATCCCTTCCTTCCCCAGCGTTACATTCCTCCTCAGCACCATCCCATGTACGCCACCTGGTTGCCCTGTAACTGA